Proteins from one Plasmodium cynomolgi strain B DNA, chromosome 10, whole genome shotgun sequence genomic window:
- a CDS encoding hypothetical protein (putative): MLKSSKLVLLVLTLLNLAVSKKTKSSSLYHFLGTFNDHLGKNHDLLLTPYKHRKRVEATGVPKRKFTKYHKKYGKNVLHES; encoded by the coding sequence ATGTTAAAGAGCAGCAAATTGGTTCTTCTGGTACTCACCCTGTTGAACCTTGCAGTGAGTAAAAAGACGAAAAGCTCTTCGCTTTACCATTTCTTGGGCACATTCAATGACCACCTAGGGAAGAATCATGACCTGCTTCTTACACCGTACAAGCATAGAAAGAGAGTAGAGGCAACTGGGGTGCCAAAACGTAAGTTTACAAAATATCACAAAAAGTATGGCAAAAATGTACTCCACGAAAGT
- a CDS encoding hypothetical protein (putative): MKEEEYSVEYHEKLIQNFLQSNQRIMDILRENKITQIKITHNEMNKQCKQLSFTILNAYFKHLYMKKEDESNKLESLENAKIILLLFYFIEENITEHLPHFFTHHLFAFEKKLDEERWFIYMNCLYLVGSYVNPTNYYFFLENYFKNVKENNQKNVTLTCLYILDKICMGTIETYKDIRRKGLTRDGIHSSFVLVLEKIIGLFFGVINGAQHVERYLLILQIIHTILSSECAYERLDEKHITQLVILLYIIFNKVKNVRENLTKGKDKICLNRNFYLPVDVLDIHFYITRIKKIKNFEQLDMSQEQININVGSEILYKIFSLSDDNINQKTAILQILPDEFLYNSHYVYFLIQYIIKRQTFFYDQSFSIFLCKIMIKLFNLNQNKKNITKVVLYNEELALYDVHQERRDKNAKQVKHVFLEYACTIFLLFIFKNVNIYEPFSNVVETCKVVLHLLTEVKNPYSFLFFIKRTSLVSKLCDILECREAKSIFFCKHVLNDLHINYEKYMNNDGDIKYLDHINIGKKIGLRKQVNTEVDILFYFVSTCIYLIYYKSLACLSVLLKDQAEEIGHLKIHEAFRILFDGTEKRVLQILKIKEQGSYTISNLYKKTIEDMLLEKNNFSELFS, translated from the exons atgaaagaagaagaatattcTGTAGAGTACCACGAAAAGTTGATCCAAAATTTTCTCCAGAGCAATCAACGTATTATGGACATACtaagagaaaacaaaattactcaaataaaaattacccacaacgaaatgaacaaacagTGCAAGCAACTCTCCTTCACCATTTTAAATGCTTACTTTAAACATCTGTAtatgaaaaaagaggatgaaTCGAATAAATTGGAATCACTGGAGAATgccaaaattattttgttactattttatttcattgaagaaaatataacaGAACATCTTCCCCATTTCTTTACACAtcacctttttgcatttgaaaaaaagctagACGAAGAGCGCTGGTTCATTTATATGAACTGTCTCTACCTCGTGGGTTCTTATGTTAATCCAACTAACTACTATTTCTTCCTAGAAAATTacttcaaaaatgtaaaggaaaataatcaaaagAATGTCACGCTGACTTGTCTTTATATTCTAGACAAAATTTGCATGGGGACCATAGAAACGTATAAGGATATCCGTCGAAAGGGACTTACCCGCGATGGGATTCATTCCAGTTTTGTCCTCGtgctggaaaaaattataggccttttttttggtgtcaTAAATGGGGCGCAGCATGTGGAGAGGTACCTCCTGATTCTTCAG ATAATCCACACCATCCTGAGCAGCGAGTGCGCGTATGAAAGACTGGATGAGAAGCACATCACCCAGTTGGTAATACTACTGTACATTATATTCAACAAGGTGAAGAACGTTAGAGAAAACTTAACCAAAGGAAAGGACAAAATCTGCCTGAATAGGAACTTCTACCTACCAGTGGATGTGTTGgacattcatttttacattaccAG aataaaaaagataaaaaactTCGAACAATTAGACATGAGCCAAGAGCAAATAAACATCAACGTGGGGTCAGAAATActttacaaaatattcaGTCTCTCAGATGATAACATAAATCAAAAGACAGCAATTTTACAAATCCTGCCAGACGAATTTCTCTACAATTCACACTATGTGTACTTCTTAATTCAGTACATAATTAAAAGGCAGACGTTTTTTTATGACCAAAGTTTTTCTAtctttttgtgtaaaataaTGATTAAACTGTTCAACCTGAaccaaaacaaaaagaacataACCAAAGTGGTACTTTACAACGAAGAGCTAGCCTTATATGATGTTCACCAGGAAAGAAGAGACAAAAATGCTAAGCAGGTAAAGCACGTGTTTCTCGAATACGCctgtacaatatttttactgtTTATATTCAAAAATGTCAATATATATGAACCATTCAGCAACGTTGTTGAAACCTGTAAAGTGGTGTTGCACCTCCTCACTGAGGTGAAGAACCCctattcctttttgttcttcatcAAGCGCACGAG CCTCGTCAGCAAGCTGTGCGATATACTCGAGTGCAGAGAAGcgaaaagcatttttttttgcaaacatgtCCTAAATGACCTGCACATAAATtacgaaaaatatatgaacaacgATGGGGACATAAAATATCTGGACCACATAAacatagggaaaaaaattggcctCAGAAAGCAGGTGAATACCGAGGTGGATATTCTGTTCTACTTTGTAAGTACCtgcatttatttaatatactACAAATCGTTAGCCTGTTTGTCTGTGCTGCTGAAAGACCAGGCAGAAGAAATAGGGCACCTAAAAATACATGAAGCTTTTAGAATCCTTTTTGATGGAACAGAAAAACGGGTTCtacaaatattaaaaattaaagaacaGGGAAGTTATACCATCTCgaatttgtataaaaaaaccATTGAAGATATGCTccttgaaaaaaacaacttttCAGAGCTATTTTcttaa
- a CDS encoding ribosomal large subunit pseudouridylate synthase (putative): MLFSNIFYNVSRRCKEKNIAYLTKKGKFFSTEKRIVLEERRGIMGENPPPVDNPQPAYKSYKGHNLSIVYENEFFLVVNKPYDIKLEKGKLDDMYPSVETLLRQKTNLNVFRICGQLDYATSGLLIIAKDKLSCNILNYNIESKRLSKIYLAILYGHLPLGVLHVNTPISKIKNNFKMKLCYNYNDYYDNGKYCYSLIYPYKQCYLKNQKVTLCELRTITGRRHQLRLHALCLGSGIVGDETYFEDMISNKYKIGWTSNPCEEQTGALAEGDQQDHFFPTPERAIAKIDAERMMLHCWIILKNKDQKKELKKTEDINMLEKKIFDRDYIICSDEISKFVNEEERTYDQCVLKNDDLVNNNFVNYNVKNINKNIKNIDRRLSRGKYDPLLRSPDAVESLNGLDGSHLLNREEADKNGKRENNSQGKSASEKGQLHQTHSVIPTEEHTELPLHPNKVQTVDVTGTFINAQKVDKNAIYLVKNDMYENPNLLFDDIHDSVNKFNWG, translated from the exons ATGCTATTTagcaacattttttacaacgtATCACGGCGGTGTAAAGAGAAGAACATTGCATAcctcacaaaaaaggggaagtttTTCTCCACAGAAAAGAGGATTGTGCTAGAGGAACGCAGGGGCATCATGGGGGAGAACCCTCCCCCCGTTGATAATCCCCAACCGGCATATAAAAGCTACAAGGGTCATAATTTAAGCATAGTATATGAAAATGAGTTCTTCTTGGTGGTGAATAAGCCTTATGACATAAAGttggagaaggggaagctCGACGATATGTACCCCTCCGTGGAAACGCTTCTTCGCCAGAAGACCAACTTGAATGTGTTCAG AATTTGCGGGCAGCTGGACTACGCCACGAGCGGCCTTCTAATCATCGCCAAAGACAAACTCAGCTGCAACATCCTGAATTACAACATAGAAAGCAAACGCTTAAGCAAAATATATCTAGCCATACTGTACGGACACCTGCCCCTAGGAGTTCTCCATGTGAATACACCAATAAGTAAAAtcaaaaacaattttaaaatgaaattatgTTACAACTATAATGACTATTATGACAATGGGAAATATTGTTACAGTTTAATTTATCCGTATAAGCAGTGTTACTTAAAAAATCAGAAGGTAACATTGTGTGAGCTTAGGACGATTACGGGGAGGAGACACCAGCTAAGGCTGCATGCCCTCTGTCTAGGCAGCGGTATTGTGGGAGATGAAACGTACTTTGAGGACATGATaagtaataaatataaaattggtTGGACTTCCAACCCATGTGAGGAACAAACAGGAGCACTTGCTGAGGGTGACCAACAGGATCACTTCTTTCCCACCCCAGAGAGAGCAATCGCCAAAATCGATGCTGAGCGGATGATGCTGCACTGCTGGattattctaaaaaataaggaCCAAAAGAAGGagcttaaaaaaacagaagacATAAAcatgttggaaaaaaaaatattcgatCGGGATTACATCATCTGCTCAGATGAAATAAGTAAATTTGttaatgaagaagaaaggaCGTATGACCAGTGCGTCCTAAAAAACGACGACTTAGTAAATAATAACTTTGTTAATTACAATGTTaagaatataaataaaaatattaaaaatattgatagAAGGCTAAGTAGAGGGAAATATGACCCCTTGCTGAGGAGCCCTGACGCAGTGGAAAGTTTAAACGGATTGGACGGCTCACATTTGTTGAACAGGGAAGAGGcagataaaaatggaaagagagAAAATAACTCACAGGGGAAGAGCGCTAGTGAGAAGGGACAGCTTCATCAGACACATAGTGTTATACCTACAGAGGAGCACACCGAGCTGCCTTTACACCCAAACAAAGTGCAAACCGTTGATGTAACGGGCACCTTCATAAATGCCCAAAAGGTAGATAAAAATGCCATTTATTtggtaaaaaatgacatgtATGAAAATCCGAACCTTTTATTCGACGACATTCACGACagtgttaataaatttaattggggctaa
- a CDS encoding hypothetical protein (putative) — protein MPQLVPVYNQEKSLKEQDDTELIKHRNWDFAHSLVKLKKKGPADDDDAHDSGVHLRKSNNLMKNEKGLWVPKKGIASEDKTKNDKKREKKGESENKKKEYVRKKRNKSSSQSSSDDSRVSKSPTPSRESSKKKRRRKRSSSSTPIRKGASRDSSSAHTRESSDMSRTADSKLSARTNRTSSRESGTK, from the exons ATGCCCCAATTAGTGCCCGTTTACAATCAGGAAAAGTCGCTGAAGGAGCAGGATGATACGGAGCTAATAAAACATCGAAATTGGGACTTCGCCCACTCCTTAgtgaaattgaaaaagaagggCCCCGCAGACGACGACGATGCACATGATAGCGGGGTACACCTGAG AAAAAGCAACAACCTtatgaaaaacgaaaaaggacTATGGGTCCCAAAAAAGGGTATAGCGAGTGAAGATAAAACcaagaatgataaaaaaagagaaaaaaaaggagaatctgaaaataaaaaaaaagagtatgTTCGTAAGAAGCGGAACAAATCGAGTAGTCAATCTTCCTCTGATGATTCGAGGGTGTCCAAATCACCAACCCCTTCGCGTGAATCttctaaaaagaaaagaagaaggaaacgATCCTCCAGTTCAACGCCCATCAGAAAGGGTGCCAGCAGGGATTCTTCGAGTGCCCATACACGGGAAAGCTCCGATATGAGCCGAACTGCAGATTCAAAGCTTAGCGCGAGAACGAACAGGACAAGTTCCCGCGAAAGTGGCACCAAA
- a CDS encoding hypothetical protein (putative), with protein sequence MGIKRTNISELICSAIFEGEENGKKCTLGGGSTLMDVNAKCASVNRQGISNHFIVPIEGAPSEAENVNKINDPLLSSTKNDGVHPHLQLRSVSSKDANSEVHICAEKKNVVERLDFSTEHTTCGRNRGNLARHGSLSFFFRFRKMMVMDSKKGKKGTKRRWRHKKGENKISTGETNQVNARHEKKLYKESASGVRSSRRRSREQSGRAEREGGSFNKYDLVRRDMNTSKNSVEKRKKKKLIDHAKEHFCETMHNYFFDISKNSVFDYSSNLYIKKLINLKSGKKNLKKIYSANININGKEEIIEKNIIMYIYEFNQLLSALLESQRDHFMSCIYDLKLNYENAKKDNSREASKCLNELKMAEERNKQLKSQVKKKISILHEKAKTNAELLQQLRNVEIINAKLCEDQKQEIHNQEAMAEEKKKIIREKQQIIRELKQQITDLSFHKQVVAKFSQNSGMTNSSFIIGEKMTPKSRFKKR encoded by the exons ATGGGAATCAAAAGAACTAATATTAGTGAACTTATATGTAGTGCCATTTttgaaggggaggaaaatgggaaaaagtgCACCttaggggggggaagtactCTTATGGATGTGAACGCAAAATGTGCAAGTGTCAACAGGCAGGGAATATCCAACCATTTTATAGTGCCCATCGAGGGAGCCCCAAGTGAAGCAGAAAAtgtaaacaaaattaatgacCCCCTCCTTAGCTCAACAAAGAATGATGGAGTCCACCCCCATTTGCAATTGCGTAGTGTAAGTAGTAAGGATGCTAATTCTGaggtacacatatgtgcagaaaaaaaaaatgtcgtCGAAAGGTTGGACTTTTCTACAGAACACACTACATGTGGGAGGAATAGAGGGAATTTGGCGAGGCATGGATCGCTAAGTTTCTTTTTCAGATTTAGAAAAATGATGGTGATGGACAgtaagaagggaaaaaaaggtaccaaACGCCGGTGgagacataaaaaaggtgaaaacaaaataagcaCAGGGGAAACCAATCAGGTAAACGCTAGGCATGAGAAGAAACTCTATAAGGAGAGCGCAAGTGGAGTGAGAAGTAGTCGACGTCGGTCGCGTGAACAAAGCGGCCGAGCAGAGCGCGAAGGGGGCTCCTTCAACAAGTACGACCTTGTCAGGAGAGACATGAACACCAGCAAGAATTCCGttgagaaaagaaaaaagaaaaaactcatCGACCACGCAAAGGAGCATTTTTGCGAAACGATGCACAACTACTTCTTCGACATTTCCAAAAATTCAGTGTTCGATTACAGCAGCAActtgtacataaaaaaattaataaatttaaaaagtggaaaaaaaaatctgaaaAAAATCTACTCAGCAAATATAAATATcaatggaaaagaagaaatcatagaaaaaaacatcatcATGTACATTTACGAATTTAATCAACTCTTAAGTGCTTTGTTGGAAAGTCAGAGAGACCATTTCATGTCCTGTATTTATGACttgaaattaaattatgaaaatgcGAAGAAGGATAACTCCAGGGAAGCGAGCAAATGTTTGAATGAGTTAAAAATGgcagaagaaagaaataaacagTTGAAATCccaagttaaaaaaaaaattagcattCTTCACGAGAAGGCCAAAACAAATGCCGAACTGCTGCAGCAGCTCAGGAACGTCGAAATTATAAATGCAAAACTGTGTGAAGATCAGAAGCAAGAAATTCATAACCAGGAAGCTATGGctgaggagaagaaaaaaataatacggGAGAAGCAGCAAATTATACGCGAGCTAAAGCAGCAG ATCACCGATTTATCCTTCCACAAACAGGTAGTGGCgaaattttctcaaaattctGGAATGACG AATTCGTCCTTCATTATAGGGGAGAAAATGACTCCGAAGAGCAGGTTCAAGAAGCGGTAA
- a CDS encoding DEAD-box subfamily ATP-dependant helicase (putative), whose protein sequence is MSAFEELGLHGNLCELLEKNGIDLPTAIQQESIPLILGGGDVCASAETGTGKTLSFIVSSLQIVHELFRNIGTYESSNSSVALCGSTKRDNDNGEIASEVKKGGLLLKVVSGNNSRVTLNNALGECTCNGEYSSSFEEVKVGCEIRSGMYAYEIEVLGRCFLNVGFCPAVKETLKYNYTYCSNGSKYTNGREENYGDAFSTIDIITCLINKNTNVIAFKKNGKFLGNAFKIFYKYNDLPFFPYICGKYFHVKFHFANLKYADASYTELNEIMCSGQEDNSSTRKVYYGGDPGADKTASKFENKQMQSSGPPAGKGALASGKVDAANRTKLYCIVLCPTRDLAMQTYNNYLIYAESFSSSSINIGLLVGGEQPNRDKRNQQQYSNILVCTCFKLMECIKKNTICLNDVRLLILDEADELINNDEKSILQIKDISMKHSQHVQTCFYSATLQDQNVKDCINKITNKPIFVDLKYGKNSIPSHIYVCVYYVNNKNTNMCYSEQNRKEKMYDDIIYNEKLHAMSYEMVYEYTDKVHLLNCAKNEKEKISLDIKINKLKKLIHIINVFNMQNGIIFCRTNLDCDNVYNFLNHLGDGKAYKGTIETMKENKYSCVILKGKMSNMERKNNLDAFKKGEVRFLICTDVAARGIDIQNLRYLIIMTLSDNINSFFHKIGRVGRDGKNSLCIVLSAESQEEKVWFHTCPSRGVNCYNRNLKDNKGCTVYIKEADYIQTINNMLETPMHVLDSKYYYAENVVDPLNYLKNNPVSNKSRRNKSQSGNTIFSEPLHTDVIGCFGSSIENIKKLQSDICCRYYESAKFA, encoded by the coding sequence ATGTCGGCTTTCGAAGAACTAGGCCTGCACGGCAACTTGTGCGAACTGCTAGAAAAAAACGGCATAGATTTACCAACCGCTATTCAGCAGGAGTCCATCCCGCTCATTTTAGGGGGGGGAGATGTATGCGCATCAGCTGAAACGGGGACAGGAAAAACGTTAAGTTTCATTGTCTCCTCTTTGCAAATAGTGCACGAATTGTTTAGGAATATAGGAACGTACGAATCGAGCAATTCTAGCGTAGCTCTATGTGGCAGTACCAAGAGAGACAACGATAATGGTGAAATTGCCagtgaagtgaaaaaaggaggtctACTCCTAAAAGTTGTAAGCGGCAATAATTCGAGAGTCACTCTGAACAATGCACTTGGAGAATGCACATGCAATGGTGAGTACTCTAGCTCGTTCGAAGAAGTCAAAGTGGGCTGCGAAATAAGGAGTGGAATGTACGCCTACGAAATTGAAGTGCTAGGAAGGTGCTTCCTAAACGTTGGATTTTGTCCCGCAGTAAAGGAAACGCTAAAATATAACTACACCTACTGCAGTAATGGGAGCAAGTACACAAatggaagggaagaaaattatgGGGACGCCTTCTCAACCATTGATATAATAACTTGcttgataaataaaaacacgaACGTAattgcttttaaaaaaaatgggaaatttttgGGAAatgcttttaaaatattttacaagtATAATGatctgccttttttcccctatatATGTGGGAAATACTTTCACGTGaagttccattttgcaaatttgaaGTACGCGGATGCGTCCTACACAGAGTTGAATGAAATTATGTGCTCAGGTCAGGAAGACAACTCCAGCACGAGGAAGGTATACTACGGTGGAGATCCCGGGGCGGATAAAACCGCGTCGAAGTTCGAGAACAAGCAGATGCAGAGCAGTGGACCCCCTGCTGGTAAGGGCGCTTTGGCAAGCGGCAAGGTGGACGCAGCGAATAGGACGAAGTTGTACTGCATCGTTCTCTGCCCTACTAGAGACCTAGCCATGCAGACGTACAACAATTACCTAATTTATGCGGAGAGTTTCAGCAGCTCGTCCATAAACATCGGGCTGCTAGTAGGAGGGGAACAACCTAACAGGGACAAACGAAATCAGCAGCAGTATAGCAACATTCTTGTGTGCACTTGTTTCAAACTTATGGAAtgtataaagaaaaacacaatATGTTTGAACGATGTAAGATTGCTAATTTTggacgaagcggacgaaCTTATCAATAATGATGAGAagtccattttgcaaattaaGGACATAAGTATGAAGCATAGTCAGCATGTACAGACATGCTTCTACTCAGCCACGTTACAAGACCAAAATGTAAAGGATtgcattaacaaaattacgAACAAACCCATTTTCGTAGATTTGAAGTATGGGAAGAATAGCATCCCCTCTCACATATATGTTTGCGTCTACTACgttaacaataaaaatacaaacatgTGCTACTCAGAACAAaacaggaaggaaaaaatgtatgatgACATAATTTACAACGAAAAGCTACACGCAATGAGCTACGAAATGGTTTATGAATATACAGACAAAGTACACTTACTCaattgcgcaaaaaatgaaaaggaaaaaatttccctggatattaaaattaacaaattgaaaaaattaattcacataattaatgtttttaacatgcaaaatggaataattttCTGTCGAACAAATTTAGACTGCGATAatgtatacaattttttaaaccacCTTGGAGATGGAAAAGCATACAAAGGTACAATCGAAAcgatgaaggaaaataaatactCCTGTGTTATTTTGAAAGGGAAAATGTCCAACATGGAAAGGAAGAATAATCTTgatgcttttaaaaaaggagaagtgcGCTTTTTAATATGTACGGATGTTGCTGCCAGGGGTATTGATATTCAGAATTTAAGATACTTAATCATTATGACTCTTTCTGATAatataaattcattttttcacaaaattgggaGAGTAGGAAGAGATGGAAAAAACAGCTTATGTATTGTTTTAAGTGCAGAATCTCAGGAAGAGAAAGTGTGGTTTCATACTTGTCCTAGTAGGGGCGTTAACTGCTACAACAGAAATTTGAAAGACAACAAAGGATGCACAGTATACATTAAAGAAGCTGACTATATTCAGACCATCAACAACATGCTGGAAACGCCCATGCATGTACTTGATTCTAAGTACTACTATGCAGAGAATGTGGTGGACCCCCTTAACTACCTCAAAAATAACCCCGTTTCGAACAAAAGTCGGAGAAACAAAAGTCAGAGCGGCAACACCATTTTCTCGGAGCCTCTTCACACCGACGTGATAGGGTGCTTCGGCTCAAGTAttgaaaatatcaaaaagtTGCAGAGTGACATCTGTTGCAGGTACTACGAGTCGGCCAAGTTTGCT
- a CDS encoding hypothetical protein (putative): MGIESYFLKYVKATYITRRRSEMRKTIENLKNNIYTYNNYSCKNIKYHMGEEDTSDRSSHYSVKIDEQVEKVMRFVNPLPFGEENNTSSSLPHGGNNETECPNEDKHERFNTSEPYRDMTCTHTEGSPNTQKGGDPQKEKKNTARKKNAYILNYRINHIVGKRGKREQYRYTYLKSPFKYKYALRHYVFEKYKYHFYFYNITHFNIHIIFNIILSSMTSQTSVKCNIHWFYPGRNLFDSEFLRRCFLPLLEGRHDRLEDQSEINSYVRRYIEEAYNNAVHNEEGSKLLSSCNFDINLDLTKYNIQNLLPLFFENKSFSQNYKNLFLLEEKCFKQVKNKIRKKNFHWFLNKNPNG, encoded by the coding sequence ATGGGCATAGAGAGCTACTTCCTAAAGTACGTTAAGGCAACGTACATaacgaggaggagaagcgaaatGAGGAAAACCATAgagaatttgaaaaataatatttatacgTATAACAATTACagctgtaaaaatataaagtatCACATGGGGGAAGAAGATACGTCCGATAGAAGTAGCCATTACAGCGTTAAAATTGATGAGCAGGTGGAGAAGGTGATGCGTTTTGTGAATCCTCTCCCGTTTGGTGAGGAGAATAACACTTCAAGCAGCCTTCCACACGGAGGTAACAATGAAACGGAATGTCCAAATGAAGATAAGCATGAAAGATTCAACACAAGTGAGCCGTATCGTGACATGACATGCACTCACACGGAAGGTAGTCCcaacacacaaaaagggggagacccccaaaaagaaaaaaaaaacacagcaagaaaaaagaacgcatacattttaaattatcgAATAAATCACATCGtaggaaaaagaggaaaaagagaacaaTACAGATACACCTACTTGAAATCCCCATTCAAATACAAATATGCATTAAGACATTAcgtatttgaaaaatataaatatcatttctatttttacaatataaCTCACTTTAATATTcacatcatttttaacatcatTTTATCCTCCATGACAAGCCAGACTTCGGTCAAGTGCAATATTCACTGGTTCTACCCTGGGAGGAATTTATTCGATTCTGAATTTTTGAGGAgatgttttcttcctttgctgGAGGGGAGACACGACCGGCTTGAGGACCAGTCAGAGATTAATTCGTATGTGAGGAGATACATCGAAGAGGCATACAATAATGCGGTCCATAATGAAGAGGGGAGCAAATTACTCTCCTCATGCAACTTTGATATAAACTTAGACTtgacaaaatataatatacaaaatttgctGCCCTtgttttttgaaaataaatcattCAGTcagaattataaaaatttgtttctaCTGGAAGAGAAATGTTTCAAACaagtgaaaaacaaaattaggaaaaaaaatttccactggtttttgaataaaaatccGAATGGA
- a CDS encoding hypothetical protein (putative), with protein sequence HQFSRATSKMKCSSFNDTYSECSINEQATCSSDETADTTLAKRRHKAVPTKLESEDFCAIHKDIHVKHNRERIHEGLSVLDDFKIIIFGCMGMRTYKMFCYA encoded by the coding sequence CACCAGTTTTCCAGAGCGACCTCAAAGATGAAGTGCAGCAGCTTTAATGATACCTACTCAGAGTGCAGCATAAACGAACAAGCGACGTGCTCAAGTGACGAGACCGCTGACACGACTTTGGCGAAAAGGAGGCACAAGGCCGTGCCAACTAAATTGGAAAGCGAAGACTTCTGTGCAATCCATAAAGATATACATGTGAAGCACAACAGAGAGAGGATCCACGAGGGATTATCCGTCCTAGATGACTTcaaaatcataatttttggGTGTATGGGCATGAGAACGTACAAAATGTTTTGCTACGCGTGA
- a CDS encoding hypothetical protein (putative), which produces MESQKNEVIKKLKMPIIGTQLKPSGGFTKEILQIIRDSNDYINVVNQEIIKDKIDQKLSGNDLSFFDTEKTLEEHEVKYLKKVYDNNHVLNIFNFLLVWREKKNLDLSVFVSKITEQSNLLPGERTVIKFSEIEKVQFLKKIKTNRNVCVAMIFVDNKGKNTNEAAISHNMFPIGIMAHPLDLSLLDKSGEISVLNLYRFKINSYNVTSTDFLVNAELFVDNNKHLNNFELTQENKKIIMNLYDKILELKIKYTEKMGDTKENEKFRHLEKITDRIDEYVNYFSFLALDIHATIPTKLQMMYTDNTEMRLENVKQFLMQIYDELKIKLRGL; this is translated from the exons atggaaagccaaaaaaatgaagtaatcaaaaaattaaaaatgcccATAATAGGAACACAACTAAAACCATCGGGAGGATTCACCAAGGAGATATTGCAAATCATACGAGACAGTAATGACTACATAAATGTAGTGAAtcaagaaataataaaagataaGATAGACCAAAAACTGAGCGGAAATgacctctccttttttgacaCAGAAAAAACGTTGGAGGAGCATGAAGTAAAGTACCTAAAAAAGGTGTACGACAATAATCACGTGCTGAACATTTTCAACTTCCTGCTCGTGtggagagaaaagaaaaatctgGACCTATCCGTTTTCGTCTCGAAAATTACAGAACAGTCAAATCTTCTCCCTGGGGAAAGGACAGTAATTAAATTTTCCGAAATTGAGAaagttcaatttttaaaaaaaattaaaacaaacaGAAATGTCTGTGTTGCTATGATTTTCGTCGATAATAAGGGGAAGAATACCAACGAAGCTGCCATAAGCCATAATATGTTTCCTATAGGCATTATGGCACACCCGCTAGATTTGTCCCTCCTGGATAAAAGTGGAGAAATATCAGTGTTAAATTTGTACAGATTTAAAATAAACAGCTATAATGTCACCAGTACGGACTTCCTTGTAAATGCTGAACTTTTTGTCGACAATAATAAACACCTAAACAATTTCGAACTCACGcaagagaacaaaaaaattatcatgaACTtgtatgataaaatattGGAACTGAAAATAAAGTACAccgaaaaaatgggagacacgaaagaaaatgaaaaatttagacATCTAGAGAAAATCACTGATAGGATTGATGAGTACGTCAAT TACTTTTCCTTCTTGGCACTGGACATTCACGCTACCATACCCACCAAGCTGCAGATGATGTACACGGACAACACGGAGATGCGCCTGGAAAACGTCAAGCAGTTTTTGATGCAGATATATGACGAGCTGAAGATTAAGTTGAGGGGATTGTGA